A window of Leptospira hartskeerlii contains these coding sequences:
- a CDS encoding adenosylcobinamide amidohydrolase has translation MSFFKQDQIEVSETWLELQLSRPHSSLSWAVVGGGYLTTNKVYWLKVSNADLGSEIIPEEFYRNRLVAKGEKDEALGFMTSASLLDYSVSEKNLDGLHVRSVVTVGLGNAVRVGNRPKQNKKIGTINILVQTSEALTFSASIEAISIAAEARTLAVLESKIQIQNENNFATGTGTDCIGIISPHGTNGIDYVGKHTIFGHLIGATSYEAVTQGILKWKNARHIAYPRSSNI, from the coding sequence TTGAGCTTTTTCAAGCAGGATCAAATCGAAGTTTCTGAAACCTGGCTGGAACTCCAACTTTCAAGACCTCATTCTTCTTTGAGCTGGGCGGTCGTAGGAGGAGGATATTTAACGACAAACAAAGTCTACTGGTTAAAAGTTTCCAATGCAGATTTAGGCTCGGAAATTATTCCGGAGGAATTTTACAGAAATCGATTAGTTGCTAAAGGAGAAAAAGATGAAGCCTTAGGCTTTATGACAAGCGCTTCTCTATTGGATTACTCTGTATCTGAAAAAAATCTGGATGGCTTACACGTTAGATCCGTCGTTACGGTAGGTTTAGGAAACGCGGTCAGAGTAGGAAATCGACCAAAACAAAATAAAAAAATAGGAACAATCAATATACTTGTTCAAACTTCCGAAGCACTTACCTTCTCCGCAAGCATAGAAGCGATTTCAATAGCAGCCGAGGCAAGGACCCTCGCAGTTCTAGAATCAAAGATCCAAATACAAAACGAAAACAATTTCGCAACCGGCACAGGAACAGATTGTATTGGGATCATTTCTCCCCATGGAACGAATGGAATCGATTATGTAGGGAAACATACTATATTCGGACACTTGATCGGAGCCACTTCATACGAAGCGGTCACCCAAGGTATCCTTAAATGGAAGAATGCGAGACATATCGCTTATCCGAGATCGTCAAATATATGA
- a CDS encoding histidine phosphatase family protein, with the protein MKKSLCLLRHPSIPPEYAGKYLGRKEVSLSEEGIQEVERIREKIFEKFITGKVYLSPAKQCIETFNELCFHNKLDPEIKEELQELDFGDWEGRSFSELAEINSEGLKKFANFSSSFRFPNGESLHEFQKRAESFKEHILSSSDRYIFVLSHGGILSNLLCSFLGLPHSFYTKFRIFPSTLIYLDIFKNDQAVLTDLIQITSVRRSEWPG; encoded by the coding sequence ATGAAAAAATCATTATGTTTACTCAGACATCCAAGCATTCCACCTGAATATGCAGGAAAATATTTGGGAAGAAAAGAAGTTTCTCTTTCCGAAGAAGGAATCCAAGAAGTAGAACGAATAAGAGAGAAGATTTTTGAGAAATTTATAACAGGAAAAGTATATTTAAGTCCAGCAAAACAATGCATAGAAACATTCAATGAATTATGTTTTCATAATAAATTAGATCCTGAAATTAAAGAAGAATTACAGGAATTGGATTTCGGAGATTGGGAAGGAAGGTCCTTTTCGGAACTTGCCGAAATAAATTCAGAAGGTTTAAAAAAGTTCGCAAACTTCTCCTCTTCTTTCAGATTCCCTAATGGAGAAAGTCTACATGAATTCCAAAAAAGAGCAGAATCGTTCAAAGAACATATCCTTTCCTCGTCGGATCGTTACATTTTTGTCCTCAGTCATGGCGGGATCCTTTCCAACTTACTTTGTTCTTTTTTAGGACTTCCTCATTCCTTTTATACAAAATTCAGAATTTTTCCTTCTACACTTATCTATTTAGATATATTCAAGAACGACCAAGCAGTCTTGACCGATCTCATTCAAATAACTTCCGTTAGGAGATCTGAATGGCCGGGCTAA
- the cobU gene encoding bifunctional adenosylcobinamide kinase/adenosylcobinamide-phosphate guanylyltransferase, translating into MAGLTLITGGCRSGKSRFALEKANSVSGKKIFLATCPRIDPEMDERIQRHQKERTAWHTIEEELQLSPVFDSMMPESIVLLDCLSLWINNLMFDSNNKNQNLTQESVKDTCSELGKHILNSQAKNVILVTNEVGMGIVPENKQGRMYRDLLGICNQTFASIASEVYFLVSGIPIRIKPSSDISL; encoded by the coding sequence ATGGCCGGGCTAACTCTAATTACAGGTGGATGCAGAAGTGGAAAAAGCAGATTTGCCTTAGAGAAGGCAAATTCCGTATCAGGAAAGAAAATTTTCTTAGCCACCTGCCCTCGTATAGATCCTGAAATGGATGAAAGAATACAAAGACATCAAAAGGAAAGAACAGCTTGGCATACAATAGAAGAAGAATTACAACTTTCTCCCGTATTTGATTCTATGATGCCAGAATCTATAGTGTTATTAGATTGCCTAAGTCTTTGGATCAATAATTTGATGTTTGATTCAAATAACAAAAATCAAAATCTTACCCAAGAGAGTGTTAAAGATACATGCTCTGAATTAGGAAAACATATCCTAAACTCCCAAGCCAAAAACGTAATTCTAGTTACTAATGAAGTCGGAATGGGTATCGTGCCGGAAAACAAACAAGGTAGAATGTACCGAGACCTATTAGGGATCTGTAATCAAACGTTTGCCTCCATTGCAAGCGAAGTCTATTTTTTAGTCAGCGGTATCCCAATCCGTATCAAACCATCTTCGGATATCAGTTTATGA
- a CDS encoding cobyric acid synthase, which produces MKSDRISPHGGNLLQMANIAGVDPAEILDFSSNINPLGFPDWIRPLINSRISDLIHYPDPNYTKARESIEKYWNIPKEEITFGNGASELIHFLPKIKKFDLAVIAQPSYIDYKKSIELAGIQIQELLLQKESNFELDYEELIHILKRDPEKKILVLLGHPNNPTGRLLNREKILKISSEYKNSFFVIDESFIDFCESDVSFRNYRSENLAVLWSLTKILALPGLRIGLLLTDPETASKISELLPSWSLNSLSSSILEKFGEDQNFLLKTQAKIAEWKNIFLNELEELEIFRVHNSNSNFLLLEFLDTKINIPELEYLLLKEFKIGIRNCINFKGLENYYIRIAIRTQEENEIFIQAFRSIFKKKLKNSSGKKAKPALMLQGTASNVGKSILTTAFCRIFTQDGFKVAPFKSQNMALNSFVTYEGAEIGRAQALQAQACKIRADYRMNPILLKPSSEKDSQVILNGKPIEAMDFRDYMKFKLSAFDEVKKSYDSLSEEFDMIVLEGAGGVSEVNLKDKDIVNMRMAEYAKAKVLLVGNIDHGGVFGSFVGAMETMSEWERKLVSGFLINRFRGIKSLLDPGIKYLEETTRKNVFGIVPFLNDLRLPEEDSLEFKSGSLSDTSPLGNRIDIVLIDTPRISNHTDLDSLRIEPDVRVRIAHRKEEIGNPDVLILPGSKNVITDLNYLKESGISETILTFHKEGKTEIIGICGGYQMLGESVHDPFQIESNLGSAEGLNLIGVKTILEKEKLLKQTEGIHLLSGKKVSGYEIHHGNTKEISARSLFQTNSGESLGHQGISERVWGTYLHGVFDEDEFRRWFLDKIRIRKGMSPLRKIQVKYELETNLDRLADEVRNSVNMAEIYRILGLT; this is translated from the coding sequence ATGAAATCAGACCGTATAAGTCCACACGGAGGAAATCTATTACAGATGGCAAATATTGCAGGAGTTGATCCCGCAGAAATTTTAGATTTTTCTTCCAATATAAATCCTCTGGGCTTTCCAGACTGGATCCGTCCATTGATAAACTCTAGGATCAGCGATCTAATACATTATCCCGATCCGAATTACACTAAGGCAAGGGAATCTATAGAAAAATATTGGAATATTCCAAAAGAAGAAATTACTTTTGGAAATGGTGCTTCTGAACTCATTCACTTTCTTCCAAAGATCAAAAAGTTTGATCTTGCAGTGATTGCACAACCTTCCTATATAGATTATAAAAAAAGTATAGAATTAGCCGGGATACAAATCCAAGAACTTCTTCTCCAGAAAGAATCTAACTTTGAGTTAGACTACGAAGAACTTATCCACATTCTCAAAAGGGATCCTGAAAAAAAAATCTTAGTTTTATTAGGACATCCGAATAATCCCACCGGAAGATTACTAAATAGAGAGAAGATCCTAAAGATTTCCTCCGAATATAAAAATTCATTTTTCGTAATAGATGAATCTTTTATAGATTTTTGCGAAAGTGATGTTTCCTTTCGAAATTATAGATCCGAAAACTTAGCAGTCCTTTGGTCTTTGACCAAAATTTTAGCACTTCCAGGACTTAGGATCGGACTGTTATTAACGGATCCCGAGACCGCTTCCAAAATTTCAGAACTTCTCCCAAGCTGGTCCTTAAATAGCCTAAGCTCTTCTATCTTAGAAAAATTCGGAGAGGATCAAAATTTCCTTCTTAAAACCCAGGCGAAAATAGCAGAGTGGAAGAACATATTCCTGAATGAATTGGAAGAACTTGAAATTTTCCGAGTTCACAATTCGAATTCAAATTTCCTTCTATTGGAATTTTTAGACACAAAGATCAATATTCCGGAATTAGAATACCTTCTTCTAAAGGAATTTAAAATCGGGATCCGAAATTGCATAAATTTTAAAGGATTAGAAAATTATTATATAAGGATTGCGATCAGAACCCAGGAAGAAAACGAAATTTTCATACAAGCGTTTCGCTCCATATTCAAGAAAAAGCTCAAAAATTCTTCCGGAAAGAAAGCAAAACCTGCGCTTATGCTCCAAGGAACCGCTTCCAATGTCGGAAAAAGTATATTAACGACCGCATTCTGCAGGATCTTTACCCAAGATGGTTTCAAAGTAGCACCCTTCAAGTCGCAAAACATGGCGTTAAATTCTTTTGTGACTTACGAGGGTGCAGAGATAGGAAGAGCACAGGCATTGCAAGCTCAGGCATGCAAGATCAGAGCAGACTATAGAATGAACCCTATTCTTCTTAAACCTTCAAGTGAAAAAGACTCTCAAGTTATCTTAAATGGAAAACCGATAGAGGCAATGGATTTCAGAGATTATATGAAATTCAAGTTAAGCGCTTTCGATGAGGTAAAAAAATCATACGATTCACTTTCAGAAGAATTCGACATGATCGTTTTGGAAGGAGCAGGCGGCGTCTCTGAGGTCAATTTAAAAGACAAAGATATTGTAAACATGAGAATGGCAGAATATGCCAAGGCGAAAGTATTGTTAGTCGGGAATATAGATCATGGAGGAGTATTCGGCTCCTTCGTAGGTGCAATGGAAACAATGTCGGAATGGGAAAGAAAACTTGTTTCAGGTTTTCTAATAAACCGTTTCAGAGGAATAAAAAGCCTACTCGATCCGGGGATCAAATATTTAGAAGAAACTACTCGCAAGAATGTGTTTGGAATTGTCCCTTTCTTGAATGATCTAAGATTACCGGAAGAAGATTCTTTAGAATTCAAATCCGGAAGCCTTAGTGACACCTCCCCATTGGGAAACAGGATAGATATCGTACTTATAGACACTCCGAGGATCTCCAATCATACCGATTTAGATTCCCTCAGAATAGAACCGGACGTAAGAGTTAGGATCGCTCACAGAAAAGAAGAAATAGGAAATCCGGACGTTTTAATCCTTCCTGGAAGCAAAAACGTGATCACGGATCTGAATTACCTGAAAGAATCTGGAATCTCAGAAACTATTTTAACTTTCCATAAAGAAGGAAAAACGGAAATTATAGGGATCTGCGGAGGATATCAGATGCTGGGAGAATCCGTTCATGATCCATTCCAAATAGAAAGTAATTTAGGCTCCGCGGAAGGTTTAAATCTGATCGGAGTAAAAACAATATTAGAAAAAGAAAAATTACTTAAGCAGACAGAAGGCATCCATCTTCTATCTGGCAAAAAAGTATCCGGTTACGAAATACATCATGGAAATACGAAAGAGATCTCTGCAAGATCTTTGTTCCAAACTAACTCCGGCGAAAGTTTAGGCCACCAAGGAATTTCAGAAAGAGTATGGGGAACCTATTTGCATGGAGTATTTGACGAAGACGAGTTTAGGCGATGGTTCTTAGATAAGATTCGGATCCGAAAAGGAATGAGCCCCTTGCGTAAAATCCAAGTAAAATATGAATTGGAAACCAATTTAGATCGTTTAGCGGACGAAGTCAGAAATTCGGTTAATATGGCTGAAATTTATAGGATATTAGGACTGACGTGA
- the cbiB gene encoding adenosylcobinamide-phosphate synthase CbiB, whose product MNSIWILPASLLIDLSLGDPQGFPHPVRLIGKFARYMEKLTRKYISSERFAGIITAISVYSISFIFPWAILEFSRYLHPFLEELASVFIIYTSIALKDLLDHSKDVHSALHENDLEKARRMVGRIVGRDTATLEEPEIVRADLESVGESLVDGITAPFFFAVLLGPSFAMLYRSINTLDSLFGYKNETYLKFGWASARMDDLANYIPARLTAPILCISSALLGFHPLRSFKILIRDGRKHPSPNSGLCEAALAGALKIQLGGINYYSGIPNEKPKLGDPDRKLDLNLILDANKIIFLTSILSSILFLSLGQLASWVLSIFKA is encoded by the coding sequence GTGAATTCGATTTGGATCCTTCCTGCTTCTTTACTTATAGATCTGAGCCTCGGGGACCCACAAGGATTCCCTCATCCAGTCCGACTCATCGGAAAATTTGCGAGATATATGGAGAAGCTCACAAGAAAGTATATCTCGTCGGAAAGATTCGCAGGGATTATCACTGCAATATCAGTATATTCTATTTCCTTTATATTTCCTTGGGCCATTTTAGAATTTTCACGATATCTTCATCCATTTTTGGAAGAATTAGCGTCCGTATTTATTATCTATACTAGCATAGCATTGAAGGATTTACTAGATCATAGTAAAGATGTACATTCCGCACTTCATGAAAACGACCTGGAAAAAGCCAGACGAATGGTAGGCAGAATTGTAGGAAGAGACACGGCAACTTTAGAGGAACCTGAAATAGTCAGGGCGGATTTAGAAAGCGTCGGAGAAAGCCTGGTAGATGGGATCACTGCCCCATTCTTTTTCGCGGTCTTACTAGGTCCAAGTTTTGCGATGCTCTACCGATCCATTAATACATTAGATTCTCTATTTGGTTATAAGAATGAAACATATCTAAAATTCGGCTGGGCTTCCGCCAGAATGGATGATTTAGCGAATTATATTCCGGCAAGGCTAACTGCTCCTATATTATGCATTTCTTCTGCACTTTTAGGCTTTCATCCATTAAGATCCTTTAAAATACTGATTCGAGACGGAAGGAAGCATCCTAGTCCGAATTCAGGACTATGCGAGGCAGCCTTAGCCGGTGCACTAAAAATACAATTAGGCGGAATAAACTACTACTCCGGGATTCCAAACGAAAAACCGAAATTAGGAGATCCGGATCGAAAATTAGATCTAAATTTAATCTTAGACGCAAATAAAATCATATTCTTAACCTCTATCTTATCCTCAATTTTGTTTTTAAGCCTGGGACAATTAGCCAGTTGGGTTCTGAGCATCTTCAAGGCTTAA